Genomic window (Microbacterium oxydans):
TGCAGCTGGAGCCCGTCGGAGGCGGCCTGGATCACTCGGGCGAGGGTGTCGGGGTCGAGGGCGGAACGTCGATCCTCGGTGCCGAAGTTCTCGACGATGGATCCGCGGAGGCGTTCGCTGCGGTCCAGGAAGTAGTTGTGGGCCGGATGCTCGGGGTCGGCCGCGTCCACCGAGAGGCGGGAGAAGAGGGCGACGAGTCCCGGGACCTCGGTGTTGTGGCGGATCACGTCGATGAACGCGGTTCTGGCCTCGGTGTCGGTGAGGCCGGCGGGGTCGAGGCCGTCGTGCTCGTCGCGCTTGCGGAGGACCTCGGTGAAGAGTTCCTCCTTCGAGCCGAAGTAGTGCAGCAGTGCGGCCGGGGTCACGCCGACCACCTCGGCGATCTCCTTGAGGGAGGCGTTCTGGTAACCCTTGCGCCCGATCACGTCGAGCGCGCTCTCCAGGATCTCCTCGCGTCGCGCGACACCCTTCGCGTATGAACCTCGTCGAGCCATGCTTCGAGACTAATCCTGAATGACGTTTGAAATCTAATACTGAAGGGCATAAGGTTTTCGCAAGGACATCGGCGTCGCCCGCGAAAGGATCACAATGACCGAGAACTCGGCTTCCGACCTCACCCTCGAGGAGAAGGCGTCGCTCACCAGCGGTGCGGACTTCTGGACCACGAAGGCCATCGACCGTGTGGGCATCCCCTCGGTGATGATGACCGATGGACCGCACGGTCTGCGCAAGCAGTCCGGCAGCTCCGACCACCTCGGCCTCGCCGACAGCGTCCCCGCGACGTGCTTCCCACCCGCCGTCGGCATCGGCTCCTCCTTCGACCCGGAGATCATCGAGCGCGTGGGTGCCGCGATCGGGATGGAGGCCGCGATCGAGAACGTCGCCGTCGTCCTCGGCCCCGGCATCAACATCAAGCGCTCGCCGCTGTGCGGACGCAACTTCGAGTACTTCTCGGAGGACCCGATCGTCTCCGGCATCCTCGGCGCCGCCTCGGTGCGCGGCATCCAGTCGAAGGGTGTCGGCACCTCGCTCAAACACTTCGCCGCGAACAACCAGGAGTTCGACCGCATGCGCGCGAGCTCCGACGTCGACCCCCGCCCGCTGCGCGAGATCTACCTGCGCGGATTCGAGCGCGTCGTGAAGGACGCATCGCCGTGGACGGTCATGTGCTCGTACAACAAGCTCAACGGGGTGTGGACCTCGGAGGACCCGTGGCTGCTCACCAGCGTGCTGCGCGACGACTGGGGCTTCGAGGGCCTCGTCGTCTCCGACTGGGGCGCCGTGAACGACCGCGTCGCCGGCGTCGCCGCAGGACTCGACCTCGAGATGCCCGCATCGGGTGGACGCACGGATGCCCAGCTCGTCGCGGCCGTGCGCGCCGGGACGCTCGAGGAGAGCGTGCTCGACTCGGCGGCTTCCCGGGCCATCGAGCTCGTGCGCAAGGCCGGCGAGCGTCCGGCCGTGGACGGACCGCTCGACGTCGATGCGCACCATGCGCTCGCCCGCGAGGCGGCCGGCCGGTCGATCGTGCTGCTGAAGAACGAGGGTGCGCTGCTGCCGCTCGCCGCCGACCAGAAGATCGCCGTGATCGGCGCGTTCGCGACCGAGCCGCGCTTCCAGGGGGCGGGCTCCTCGCTGATCAACCCCACCCGTGTCGACAAGGCTCTCGACGAGCTGCGCGCCGTCGGCGGCGAGAACGTCGCCTACGCGGCGGGCTTCGCGGTCGACGGTGGAACCATCGCGACCTCCGGTCGCACCGCGAACGACCTGCGGACAGAGGCCGTCGGCGTCGCCGGCGCGGCGGACGTGGCGGTGCTGTTCCTCGGTCTCCCGGCCGCGGAGGAGTCGGAGGGCTTCGACCGCGATCACATCGACCTCCCCGCCGATCAGCTCGCCGTGCTCGACGCGGTGCTCGAGGTGAACCCGCGGGTCGTCGTCGTGCTGTCGAACGGCGGCGTCGTGGCTCTGCCCTTCGCCGACCGCGTGCCCGCGATCATCGAGAGCTGGCTGCTCGGTCAGGCCGGCGGCGGCGCCGTGGCCGACGTTCTCTACGGTGCGGTGAACCCCTCGGGCAAGCTCACGGAGACCGTGCCCGTGCGACTTTCGGACAACCCCTCCTTCGGCAACTTCCCCGGTGAGTTCGGGCACGTCCGCTACGGCGAGGGGCTGCTGGTCGGCTACCGCTGGTACGACGCGAAGGGCCTCGACGTGACGTTCCCGTTCGGGCACGGCCTCTCCTACACGACGTTCGCATACGGCCCCGCGACGGCCGAGGTCGGGGCGGACGGCGACATCGTCGTGCGCGTCGACATCACCAACACCGGCGACCGCGACGGCCGCGAGGTCGTGCAGGTCTACACCGCCCTCGAGTCGTCGATCGTGCAGCGGGCTCCGCGCGAGCTCAAGGCGTTCGCGTCCGTCGCGCTCGCCGCGGGGGAGACCCGCACGGTCGAGCTCGTCGTGCGCCGGGAGGACCTCGCGTACTGGGACATCCGTGTCGACCGCTGGGTCGTCGAGGGTGGCGCCTACACGGTCGACGTGGCGGCATCCAGCCGTGACATCCGCGCGACGGTCTCGGTCGAGCTCAGTGGTGACGAGGTGCACCAGGAGCTGACCATGAACTCCTCGATCGGCGACCTGATCTCGCACCCGATCGCCGGTCCCGTCGTGCAGCAGGCGCTCGGCGGGCTGATGGCCGGGCTCGGCGGCGACGCCGCCGGGGCCTCCATGATGGCGAACGACGAGGCGATGCAGAAGATGATGGCGTCGTTCCCGATCGGACGCCTCGCCGGATTCCCCGGGCTCCCGGTGGACTTCGAGCAGATCGAGCAGCTGGTGGCCGCGGCGAACGCGGGCGGTCCTGCCGCCGGCTGACCCACGTACGGCACCTCGATGTCGGCCCCACGCCCGTCGCCGGGCCCACCGTGATGCACGTCCGTCACGGCGGGCACCGGCGAGGGCCGTGGGCCTCGATGAGCGTCAGGCGCGGGGGTCGAAGCGCGCGGGGGTGTGCGTCACGGCGACGAGGGCGCGCAGCTCCGCCAGCGTCGCCGGCGCCGCGCCGAGCGTGCGCGCCTGGATGAGCACGTTGCCCAGGGCCGTCGCCTCGACGGGACCGGCCAGCACGGGGAGTCCGGTCCGATCGGCGGTGGCCTGGCAGAGCAGTCGGTTGAGGGACCCTCCGCCGACGAGGTGGATGCTGTCGAGTCCACGCCCGGACAGCTCGGCCGCGGAGCGGACGGCACGCGCGAAGGCGTCCGCGATCGACTCGATGATGCTCCGCGCGAATGCGGGCCTCTCGGACGGTGCCGCCTCGCCGAGCAGCGCCGCGATCCGCGCCGGCATGTCGCCGGGGGCGCTGAGCGTCGGGTCGTCGGCGTCGAACACCGGCACCTCGTCCGAGACCGCGGATGCCGCGGCCAGCAGCTCCGGCAGGTCGATGCCCGCGCCGTCCTCGGCCTCCCAGGCCCGCACGGTCTCGCTGAGCAGCCAGAGGCCCGTGACGTTGTGCAGGAACCGGAACCGGCCGTCGACGCCGAGCTCGTGGGTGAAGTTCGCCTCGCGGGCGGCATCCGTCAGCACCGGCTCGGCCAGCTCCACGCCGACCAGGCCCCAGGTGCCGCAGGAGATGTACGCCGAGTGCGGGGTCGAGAGCGGAGCGGCCACGACGGCGGATGCGGTGTCGTGCGAGCCGACCGCGATCACCGGGAGCTCCTTGCCGATGCGTGCGACCAGGTCGGGGCGAAGCGTGCCGATGGTCGTGCCCGGGTCGACGAGTGGCGGCAGGATGCTCGTCGGGGTGCCGAGACGATCGGCCAGGGCCGTGTCCCACTCGCCGTCCGCGACACCGAGCAGGCCGGTGGTCGAGGCGTTCGTGCGCTCGGCCACGGCGGACCCGGTGAGCAGGAACGCGATGAGGTCGGGGATCAGGAGAGCGGTGTCGGCCTCGGCGAGCCGTGCATCGACCCGGTACTGGTACAGGGTGTTGAACGGCAGGAACTGCAGGCCGTTTCGCTGATACAGCTCCGCGAACGGGGCGAGCGCATGCACCTCGGCGACGCCGCGCGTCGTGCGGTCGTCGCGGTAGTGGAACGGCTCCGCGAGGAGCTCGCCGTCCCGCAGCAGACCGTAGTCGACAGCCCAGGAATCGATCCCGATGCTCTCGATGCCCGGCTCGCGCCGCACCGCCTCGGCGAGGCCCTCGACGACGTGCGCGTACAGGGCCTCGAAGTCCCAGTGCAGTCCGTCCTCGCGTTCGACGGGTCCATTGGGGAACCGTGACACCAGCTCGAGGTCGAGCCGGTCGTCGCCGATCCGCCCGATCATGACGCGGCCGCTGGTCGCCCCGAGGTCGACGGCCGCGACCGCGTGGAGGGTCATCGCAGGAAGGCCGCGGCGACGCCCGAGTCCACCGGGATGTGCAGGCCGGTGGTGCGGCTGAGCTCGGGACCGGTCAGCACGTACACGGCGTCGGCGACGTTCTCGGGGACGACCTCGCGCTTCAGGATCGTGCGGTTCGCGTAGAACTGCCCGAGGTCCTCTTCTGCGACGCCGTAGGTCGCGGCGCGATTCGCGCCCCACCCGGAGGCGAAGATGCCGGAGCCGCGCACGACACCGTCGGGGTTGATGCCGTTGACCCGGATGCCGAACTCGCCGAGCTCGACCGCCAGCAGCCGCACCTGGTGGGCCTGGTCGGCCTTGGTCGCGGAGTAGGCGATGTTGTTCGGGCCGGCGAAGACGGAGTTCTTCGACGAGATGTAGATGATGTCGCCGCCGAGCTTCTGGTCGATGAGCACGCGGGCGGCGGCCTTCGACACGAGGAACGAGCCCTTGGCCATGACGTCGTGCTGCAGATCCCAGTCTTTCTCCGTGGTCTCCAGCAGGGGCTTCGACAGGGAGAGCCCGGCGTTGTTGACCACGAGGTCGACACCGCCGAACGCGAGCACCGCCTCGTTCAGGGCGGCCTGGACGGCATCGGCATCCGCGACGTTCGCGGCGACGCCGATCGCGACGTCCGTGTTCCCGAGCTCGGCGGCCGCGGCCTGCGCCTTCTCGAGATCGAGGTCGGCGATCACGACGCAGGCCCCCTCCGCGGCGAGACGCGTGGCGATGGCCTTGCCGATGCCCGAAGCGGCGCCGGTGACGAAGGCGATGCGGCCCTGGTGCGACTTCGGCTTCGGCATCCGCTGCAGCTTCGCCTCCTCCAGCGCCCAGTACTCGATGCGGAACTTCTCGGCATCCGAGATCGGCGCGTAGGTCGACAGGGACTCGGCGCCGCGCATCACGTTGATCGCGTTGACGTAGAACTCGCCGGCGACGCGAGCGGTCTGCTTGTTGGCGCCGTAGGAGAACATGCCCACGCCGGGGACCAGCACGATGAGCGGATCGGCGCCGCGGATCGCGGGGGAGTCGGCCGTCGCGTGGGCGTCGTAGTAGGCCTGGTAGTCGGCGCGGTACTGCTCGTGCAGCTCGTGCAGGCGCGCCGTCTGCTCCTCGACGGAGGCGGTGGCCGGCAGGTCGAGGAGAAGCGGCTTGACCTTGGTGCGCAGGAAGTGGTCGGGGCAGCTGGTGCCGAGGGCGGCGAGGGCCGGAGCCTTCTCCGACGCGAGGAAGTCGAGCACGACGTCGGCGTCGGTGAAGTGACCGACCATCGGCTTGTCCGTGGAGGCGATGCCGCGGACGGTGCCGGCGAGGGCCGCCGCACGCTCCCGACGCTCGGAGGCGGGCAGCGCCTCGAATCCGGAACGGACGCCGCCGAACGGCTCGGTCGTGCCGTGCTCGGCGATGTACGCGGCCGCGGTGTCGATGATCCAGAGGGAGTGCGCCTCGGCGTCCTCGGAGGTGTCGCCCCACGCGGTGATGCCGTGCCCGCCCAGGATGCAGCCGATCGCCTGCGGGTTCTTCCGCTTGATCTCGGCGATGTCGAGTCCGAGCTGGAAGCCGGGACGACGCCAGGGCACCCAGACCACCTTCTCGCCGAAGATCGTCGCCGTGAGCGCTTCGCCATCGGCCGCGGTCGCGATCGCGATGCCGGAGTCGGGGTGCAGGTGATCGACGTGCGCCGCATCGACCAGGCCGTGCATGGCGGTGTCGATCGACGGGGCGGCTCCCCCCTTGCCGTGCAGGCAGTAGTCGAACGCGGCGACCATCTCGTCTTCCCGGTCGAGCCCGGGGTAGACGTCGACGAGCGCGCGCATGCGGTCGAGGCGGAGCACGGCCAGGCCGCTCTCGGTCAGGGTCCCGAGGTCGCCGCCCGAGCCTTTGACCCACATCAGCTCGACGGGCTGACCGGTCACCGGGTCGGTCGCGGTGCCCTTGGCGGAGGTGTTCCCGCCGGCGTAGTTGGTGTTCTTCGGATCGGCGCCCAGGCGGTTGCTCCGCGCGATCAGAGCGGCAGCGGTGGGGTTCGTCATGATTCCTCGGTTCGTTTCAGCGGGGGCGGGAGAGCGTGCGGGGCGGGGGCGCTCAAGCGCCCCAGCCGGCCTGCACGCCGCCCACGCGGTCGGCGGCGATCTGCTGCTGGTATCCGGATGCGGCGTAGGCGGCCATCGGGTCGGCGGCGAGCCCGCGCGACTCGCGCCATTCGGCGAGGGCCGGGCGCACGTCGGTGTAGAAGGCGTCCATGAAGACGGCGTTGGCGGCGAGCACGTCGCCCGACTTCTGCGCCGCGGTGAGGGCGTCGCGATCGACGAGCAGTGCGCGGGCGGTCATCTCCTGCACGTTCAGCACCGAGCGGATCTGACCGGGGATCTTGTCCTCGACGTTGTGGCACTGGTCGAGCATGAACGCCACGTCGGGGTTGTTCAGGCCGCCGCCGCGGATGACCTCGAAGAGGATGCGGAACAGCTGGAACGGGTCGGCGGCGCCCACGATCAGGTCGTCGTCGGCGTAGAAGCGCGAGTTGAAGTCGAACGACCCGAGCTTGCCGAGACGCAGCAGCTGCATCACGATGAACTCGATGTTGGTGCCGGGCGCGTGGTGGCCCGTGTCGAGGCACACCATCGCCTTGTCACCCAGGGCACTCACCTGGGCGTAGGAGGTGCCCCAGTCCGGAACGTCGGTGTGGTAGAAAGCGGGCTCGAAGAACTTGTACTCGAGCACGAGGCGCTGGTCGTCGCCGAGGCGCGCGTAGATCTTCTGCAGCGACTCCTGCAGGCGGTCCTGCCGGCCGCGCAGATCCGCCTGGCCGGGGTAGTTGGAGCCCTCGGCCAGCCAGATCTTCAGGTCGCGGCTGCCGGTCGCGTCCATGACGTCGATGCAGGCGAGGTGGTGGTCGATGGCCTTCTGCCGGATGGCGGCATCCTCGTGCGTGAGGGCGCCGAACTTGTAGTCGTCGTCCTGGAAGGTGTTGGAGTTCACCGTGCCGAGCTCGACTCCGAGGTCTTCGGCGTGCGCGCGCAGGTCGTCGTACGAGTCGACCAGGTCCCACGGGATGTGCAGCGCCACCTTGGGTGCGAGCGCCGTGTACTTGTGGACCTGTGCCGCGTCGGCGATCTTCTCCCACGGGTCGCGCGGGGTGCCGGGGGTGCCGAACACCTTGAACCGGGTGCCGGAGTTGCCGAAGGCCCAGCTGGGCAGCTCGATGCCCTGCTGCTCGAGGATGGCGAGGTTCTCGGAGGAGAGGATGCTCACGATGCACTGCTTTCGTTGTCGATGACGGGAGTGGTGCGCTCGCCGACGGCGGCGAGCTGGTCTTCGAGGTGGAACACCTCGGTGAGAGGTGCGGCCGCCTGGTCGGGGCGCCCGTCGAGGCCGAGGAAGAACCGGCTCATCTCCGCCTCCCAGCGCGCGGCCACGGGGGAGGCGGCGAGGTAGGCCTGGGCGGCGGTGTCGTCATCGGTCTCGTAGTAGCCGAAG
Coding sequences:
- a CDS encoding rhamnulokinase, translated to MTLHAVAAVDLGATSGRVMIGRIGDDRLDLELVSRFPNGPVEREDGLHWDFEALYAHVVEGLAEAVRREPGIESIGIDSWAVDYGLLRDGELLAEPFHYRDDRTTRGVAEVHALAPFAELYQRNGLQFLPFNTLYQYRVDARLAEADTALLIPDLIAFLLTGSAVAERTNASTTGLLGVADGEWDTALADRLGTPTSILPPLVDPGTTIGTLRPDLVARIGKELPVIAVGSHDTASAVVAAPLSTPHSAYISCGTWGLVGVELAEPVLTDAAREANFTHELGVDGRFRFLHNVTGLWLLSETVRAWEAEDGAGIDLPELLAAASAVSDEVPVFDADDPTLSAPGDMPARIAALLGEAAPSERPAFARSIIESIADAFARAVRSAAELSGRGLDSIHLVGGGSLNRLLCQATADRTGLPVLAGPVEATALGNVLIQARTLGAAPATLAELRALVAVTHTPARFDPRA
- a CDS encoding L-rhamnose mutarotase, producing MTRVGFQLQVRPELLDEYLARHSPVRPEMLAEIAASGRRNYSLFLGAGGTLFGYYETDDDTAAQAYLAASPVAARWEAEMSRFFLGLDGRPDQAAAPLTEVFHLEDQLAAVGERTTPVIDNESSAS
- a CDS encoding bifunctional aldolase/short-chain dehydrogenase; this encodes MTNPTAAALIARSNRLGADPKNTNYAGGNTSAKGTATDPVTGQPVELMWVKGSGGDLGTLTESGLAVLRLDRMRALVDVYPGLDREDEMVAAFDYCLHGKGGAAPSIDTAMHGLVDAAHVDHLHPDSGIAIATAADGEALTATIFGEKVVWVPWRRPGFQLGLDIAEIKRKNPQAIGCILGGHGITAWGDTSEDAEAHSLWIIDTAAAYIAEHGTTEPFGGVRSGFEALPASERRERAAALAGTVRGIASTDKPMVGHFTDADVVLDFLASEKAPALAALGTSCPDHFLRTKVKPLLLDLPATASVEEQTARLHELHEQYRADYQAYYDAHATADSPAIRGADPLIVLVPGVGMFSYGANKQTARVAGEFYVNAINVMRGAESLSTYAPISDAEKFRIEYWALEEAKLQRMPKPKSHQGRIAFVTGAASGIGKAIATRLAAEGACVVIADLDLEKAQAAAAELGNTDVAIGVAANVADADAVQAALNEAVLAFGGVDLVVNNAGLSLSKPLLETTEKDWDLQHDVMAKGSFLVSKAAARVLIDQKLGGDIIYISSKNSVFAGPNNIAYSATKADQAHQVRLLAVELGEFGIRVNGINPDGVVRGSGIFASGWGANRAATYGVAEEDLGQFYANRTILKREVVPENVADAVYVLTGPELSRTTGLHIPVDSGVAAAFLR
- a CDS encoding TetR/AcrR family transcriptional regulator; translation: MARRGSYAKGVARREEILESALDVIGRKGYQNASLKEIAEVVGVTPAALLHYFGSKEELFTEVLRKRDEHDGLDPAGLTDTEARTAFIDVIRHNTEVPGLVALFSRLSVDAADPEHPAHNYFLDRSERLRGSIVENFGTEDRRSALDPDTLARVIQAASDGLQLQWMIDPTVDMAGIMAALIDALHPAAPPAPQV
- the rhaI gene encoding L-rhamnose isomerase; protein product: MSILSSENLAILEQQGIELPSWAFGNSGTRFKVFGTPGTPRDPWEKIADAAQVHKYTALAPKVALHIPWDLVDSYDDLRAHAEDLGVELGTVNSNTFQDDDYKFGALTHEDAAIRQKAIDHHLACIDVMDATGSRDLKIWLAEGSNYPGQADLRGRQDRLQESLQKIYARLGDDQRLVLEYKFFEPAFYHTDVPDWGTSYAQVSALGDKAMVCLDTGHHAPGTNIEFIVMQLLRLGKLGSFDFNSRFYADDDLIVGAADPFQLFRILFEVIRGGGLNNPDVAFMLDQCHNVEDKIPGQIRSVLNVQEMTARALLVDRDALTAAQKSGDVLAANAVFMDAFYTDVRPALAEWRESRGLAADPMAAYAASGYQQQIAADRVGGVQAGWGA
- a CDS encoding glycoside hydrolase family 3 C-terminal domain-containing protein; amino-acid sequence: MTENSASDLTLEEKASLTSGADFWTTKAIDRVGIPSVMMTDGPHGLRKQSGSSDHLGLADSVPATCFPPAVGIGSSFDPEIIERVGAAIGMEAAIENVAVVLGPGINIKRSPLCGRNFEYFSEDPIVSGILGAASVRGIQSKGVGTSLKHFAANNQEFDRMRASSDVDPRPLREIYLRGFERVVKDASPWTVMCSYNKLNGVWTSEDPWLLTSVLRDDWGFEGLVVSDWGAVNDRVAGVAAGLDLEMPASGGRTDAQLVAAVRAGTLEESVLDSAASRAIELVRKAGERPAVDGPLDVDAHHALAREAAGRSIVLLKNEGALLPLAADQKIAVIGAFATEPRFQGAGSSLINPTRVDKALDELRAVGGENVAYAAGFAVDGGTIATSGRTANDLRTEAVGVAGAADVAVLFLGLPAAEESEGFDRDHIDLPADQLAVLDAVLEVNPRVVVVLSNGGVVALPFADRVPAIIESWLLGQAGGGAVADVLYGAVNPSGKLTETVPVRLSDNPSFGNFPGEFGHVRYGEGLLVGYRWYDAKGLDVTFPFGHGLSYTTFAYGPATAEVGADGDIVVRVDITNTGDRDGREVVQVYTALESSIVQRAPRELKAFASVALAAGETRTVELVVRREDLAYWDIRVDRWVVEGGAYTVDVAASSRDIRATVSVELSGDEVHQELTMNSSIGDLISHPIAGPVVQQALGGLMAGLGGDAAGASMMANDEAMQKMMASFPIGRLAGFPGLPVDFEQIEQLVAAANAGGPAAG